A section of the Paenibacillus aurantius genome encodes:
- a CDS encoding extracellular solute-binding protein, with translation MVRKMAGVSLLSMMCLAVTACGGGNTKETAGTTAPSGTPAASAPASAGKNEKLIVYTNSNSDGRGDWLVQKAKEAGFEIEIVGAGGANLTSRLIAEKNNPVADVIYGLNNMLFESLKKEKVLAKYVPAWAPEIEKGLNDPEGYYHSLVKQAILIGYNPKSFTAETAPKDWADLYTNPQFKGKYEAPTQLDQITPQLVVASILTKYKDDKGEYGISKQGWDEIKKLYNNGVPAVKGEDFYQNMVNGKTPIGAVVSGTLQAKEKQYGVKAGLVSPGTGVPMIVEQAAIANGTKKMETAKKFIDWIGSADVQGQFAAQFNAMPANQKASDKANKDVKDLYASIKPIAFDWGFVSENLGKWAEKIQLEIMK, from the coding sequence ATGGTCAGAAAAATGGCAGGCGTCTCTTTGTTGTCGATGATGTGTTTGGCTGTAACGGCTTGCGGTGGAGGTAATACCAAGGAAACGGCGGGAACGACCGCCCCGTCCGGTACGCCGGCCGCATCGGCCCCGGCATCCGCAGGCAAGAATGAAAAGCTGATTGTGTACACGAACTCCAACTCGGACGGCCGGGGGGATTGGCTGGTCCAGAAGGCGAAGGAAGCCGGCTTTGAAATCGAAATCGTCGGAGCGGGCGGGGCTAATTTAACCAGCCGCTTAATCGCTGAGAAGAATAATCCGGTGGCGGACGTCATTTACGGCCTGAATAATATGCTGTTCGAAAGTTTAAAGAAAGAAAAGGTTCTGGCCAAATATGTTCCAGCCTGGGCACCCGAAATCGAAAAGGGCTTGAACGATCCGGAAGGCTATTACCACAGCCTGGTCAAGCAGGCCATTCTGATCGGGTATAACCCCAAGTCGTTCACAGCCGAGACGGCACCGAAGGATTGGGCCGATTTGTATACGAATCCGCAGTTCAAAGGGAAATACGAGGCTCCTACCCAGCTGGATCAAATTACGCCGCAGCTGGTCGTGGCCAGCATCTTGACCAAATACAAAGACGACAAAGGCGAGTACGGGATTTCCAAGCAGGGCTGGGATGAAATCAAGAAGCTGTATAACAATGGCGTTCCCGCGGTAAAGGGAGAAGACTTCTACCAGAATATGGTCAATGGCAAAACGCCGATCGGAGCCGTTGTTTCCGGTACGCTTCAAGCCAAAGAAAAGCAGTACGGGGTTAAGGCGGGCCTTGTAAGTCCCGGTACCGGAGTTCCGATGATTGTGGAACAGGCCGCCATCGCGAACGGGACGAAGAAGATGGAGACGGCTAAGAAGTTTATCGACTGGATCGGCTCGGCCGACGTGCAGGGGCAGTTTGCCGCTCAATTCAATGCCATGCCAGCGAACCAGAAGGCTTCCGATAAAGCCAACAAAGACGTGAAAGACCTTTACGCTTCCATCAAGCCGATCGCCTTTGACTGGGGATTTGTTTCCGAGAATCTGGGGAAATGGGCGGAAAAGATTCAGCTGGAGATTATGAAATAA
- a CDS encoding MBL fold metallo-hydrolase, which translates to MKLHFLGTAAAEGFPNAFCHCEYCLKARELGGKNIRTRSSAIIDDVIKFDYSPDSYMQALRDNIDLGAIEHLLVTHTHSDHYNAYDLECRRKGIAHNLEHPLHIYGNDAVMYHTRVAIGRFEGERYAFHLLRPFETITVGDARVTPLWADHDRMETCLVYVIERGGKKLLYGHDSGWFPEATWAWLKGKNLDGAILDCTHGYTGKSHDRNHMCIETVLEAQREFRKENILKEEGQIFVTHFSHNSKLLHEEFVDIFKPAGVVVAYDGMVVHL; encoded by the coding sequence ATGAAACTTCATTTTCTCGGAACAGCGGCTGCGGAGGGCTTTCCCAATGCCTTCTGCCACTGTGAGTACTGCTTGAAAGCACGTGAGCTCGGAGGGAAAAACATCCGAACCCGAAGCTCGGCGATCATTGACGATGTCATCAAATTCGACTACTCGCCGGATTCTTACATGCAAGCGCTTCGCGACAACATTGATCTGGGGGCGATTGAGCACCTGCTGGTCACCCACACGCACTCCGATCACTACAATGCCTATGATTTGGAATGCCGCCGAAAGGGTATTGCCCATAACCTGGAGCATCCGCTGCATATCTACGGCAATGATGCCGTGATGTACCATACGCGCGTCGCCATCGGCCGGTTTGAGGGAGAACGGTATGCTTTTCATCTGCTCCGCCCCTTCGAGACGATAACGGTGGGCGATGCCCGGGTTACCCCGTTATGGGCCGATCATGACCGGATGGAAACGTGCCTGGTGTATGTCATCGAAAGAGGCGGCAAAAAGCTGCTCTACGGGCATGATTCGGGCTGGTTCCCGGAAGCGACATGGGCCTGGCTGAAGGGAAAAAACCTGGACGGGGCCATTCTCGACTGCACGCACGGCTACACGGGCAAATCCCACGACCGCAATCATATGTGCATTGAGACCGTGCTGGAAGCCCAGCGGGAGTTTCGGAAAGAGAATATCCTGAAAGAAGAAGGACAGATCTTCGTTACGCACTTCAGCCATAATTCCAAGCTTCTCCATGAGGAATTTGTAGACATTTTTAAACCCGCCGGGGTCGTAGTGGCCTATGACGGAATGGTTGTCCACCTCTAA